The Bremerella cremea genome window below encodes:
- a CDS encoding peptidase M42, with product MPAVTKLDLEEFLDILKQLVRHPSVVGSEHAFFRYLQRELEETHAKVTLYEGLLVASGDQPDRMHISAHVDRHGLICTGPNEFQYAAFVARNRGDLLGDSVSEQTFQTIAERFHERFVQAYVPWSGTYLGKGTIKRSYLCERRGNLVFEVEGLDHVLPGTPVAYQDRLSISYGRASAQLDNVLTTAMLIYLFRQGFQGTALFTAQEEAGRSWRFLLEWFRRCGIETQDLLVLDTSPFPDIPAADAQQVVLRKRDANAVFNPQMVTRLETACQKFGIRYMFKDEMLAKQNEQRVAEGKNPTSLGSTELGRVASASEGTIQGATLQVPTTGYHTPEESAALSSIEAMLDVLCEVSLES from the coding sequence ATGCCTGCCGTGACCAAACTCGACCTTGAGGAATTCCTCGACATCCTGAAACAACTGGTTCGCCACCCATCGGTGGTTGGATCGGAGCACGCTTTCTTCCGTTATCTGCAGCGCGAGCTGGAAGAAACACATGCCAAGGTCACGTTGTACGAAGGGCTATTGGTTGCCAGCGGCGATCAGCCTGACCGAATGCACATCTCTGCCCACGTCGATCGGCACGGGCTAATCTGCACCGGTCCCAACGAGTTTCAGTACGCGGCCTTTGTGGCCCGTAACCGAGGCGACTTGCTAGGAGACTCGGTCTCGGAACAAACCTTCCAGACAATTGCCGAACGGTTTCACGAGCGTTTCGTTCAAGCGTATGTTCCTTGGAGCGGCACTTATCTGGGCAAGGGGACCATCAAACGATCGTACCTCTGCGAACGACGCGGGAACCTTGTGTTTGAAGTGGAAGGGCTCGACCACGTTCTGCCAGGCACCCCGGTTGCCTATCAAGACCGGTTGTCCATTTCGTACGGTCGCGCTTCGGCTCAGCTCGATAACGTCCTCACGACCGCAATGCTGATCTACCTCTTCCGCCAAGGTTTTCAAGGGACGGCCCTGTTTACGGCCCAAGAGGAAGCAGGCCGTAGCTGGCGATTCCTGCTCGAATGGTTCCGCCGCTGCGGTATCGAAACGCAAGACCTCTTGGTACTCGACACCAGCCCTTTCCCAGACATTCCTGCAGCGGATGCCCAACAAGTTGTTTTGCGAAAACGGGATGCCAATGCCGTGTTCAACCCGCAGATGGTGACTCGGCTAGAAACGGCCTGTCAAAAGTTTGGCATCCGCTACATGTTTAAAGACGAGATGCTGGCCAAACAAAATGAGCAGCGAGTGGCCGAAGGCAAGAACCCGACCTCACTAGGAAGCACCGAGCTAGGTCGTGTGGCCTCGGCTTCGGAAGGGACCATTCAAGGGGCGACACTACAAGTACCGACAACCGGCTACCATACCCCAGAAGAATCGGCGGCGTTATCTTCGATTGAAGCCATGCTCGACGTTCTGTGCGAAGTCTCTCTGGAAAGCTAA
- a CDS encoding tetratricopeptide repeat protein — protein MRYVSILSILAFLAAGSFAQAQGLGQYHYKSRSNITVGRGGYADVTRPGGYSGNYSHGNANYHHHNHHHGGGFGYRYPSYGGFWGGSGMSIGIGLTPYGYPYSTPYVFNYGGGYPFNYSSLYPYGTYYRPGDQYLEYYLPPTQPAELNYGPQAMKQFMGLPRDFAIQPQRQQAFSGLASPLVIPEMVAKPVMPIEQPSPQAVERAARFIQAGDALFRQQRYSEALGRYKDAVAAAPGDAQGHLHKALAYLALNRSEEAVKALKLAVQQDPDVAESNLTLNGLLDSNAAAKASIIEANARRAVADPQNADLLFCVGVLLHFDGEDAQATKFFEAAQRNAGGGDLSYIDAFLKDNRPPANTGSGIEL, from the coding sequence GTGCGTTACGTTAGCATCTTGTCCATTCTGGCATTCCTTGCGGCAGGAAGCTTTGCTCAAGCACAAGGTTTGGGGCAGTATCATTACAAGAGCCGCAGCAATATCACGGTGGGACGAGGTGGCTATGCCGATGTCACCCGCCCTGGCGGTTACTCCGGAAATTATTCTCACGGGAACGCCAACTACCACCACCATAATCACCATCATGGCGGGGGCTTTGGATACCGCTATCCCAGTTACGGCGGTTTCTGGGGCGGATCGGGGATGTCGATCGGAATTGGTTTAACACCTTACGGATACCCTTATTCAACGCCTTACGTGTTTAACTACGGCGGTGGGTATCCGTTCAATTATTCCAGCTTGTATCCGTACGGTACGTATTACCGTCCTGGAGATCAGTACCTGGAATATTACTTGCCGCCAACCCAACCTGCCGAGCTTAACTATGGCCCGCAAGCGATGAAGCAGTTTATGGGGCTGCCGCGAGATTTCGCGATTCAACCGCAGCGTCAACAAGCATTCAGCGGCTTGGCATCTCCGCTCGTGATACCGGAAATGGTGGCCAAGCCAGTCATGCCGATCGAGCAGCCTAGCCCGCAAGCGGTGGAAAGAGCGGCCCGATTTATCCAAGCGGGGGATGCTTTATTCCGGCAACAGCGCTATAGCGAAGCTCTTGGGCGGTATAAAGATGCCGTGGCTGCTGCTCCTGGGGATGCCCAGGGCCACTTGCACAAGGCCTTGGCCTACTTGGCGCTTAATCGATCTGAAGAAGCGGTTAAAGCACTGAAGCTTGCCGTGCAGCAAGATCCTGATGTCGCCGAGTCGAATCTAACCTTGAATGGCCTGCTCGATAGTAACGCGGCTGCGAAAGCATCGATTATTGAAGCCAATGCCCGCCGCGCGGTGGCCGATCCACAAAATGCCGACTTGCTGTTTTGCGTGGGGGTATTGCTCCATTTCGATGGCGAAGACGCTCAGGCCACTAAATTCTTCGAGGCCGCCCAGCGCAACGCAGGTGGCGGCGATCTCTCTTATATTGACGCCTTCTTGAAAGACAACCGCCCACCGGCGAACACCGGAAGTGGGATCGAACTGTAA